Part of the Desulfolutivibrio sulfoxidireducens genome is shown below.
CCAACACGGCGACATCCTGGCCTTTAGCGGGCTGAACAAGTACGCCGGGCAGGATCTTCTGCGCCGCATTGTGCACAGCGAATTCCACAAGAGCTGGCTCAAATATTTCACCCGGGCCTTCCGCAAGATGCGCTTCGTGGGCACGCGCGGGCTTTTCGTGTTCATGGACCGGCTGGAAAGCCCGGATGTCCTGGTCATCCTGGCCGACTTCTTCACCCGGGTGCACGGGCTGTCCTGGGACATGATCTGCGGCGTGTCCGAGGGCAAGGCCGTGGCCGTGTTCCGGGGGGACGGCCTTTTCCGGGACATGGGCAAGGTGGCCGCCGAGCATTTCGGGGATGTGGGATCGGCCGGCGGGCACAAGACCATGGCCAGGGCGGAGATCGACATGGGGAAGCTCAGAGGGCGGGACCCGGAGGAATTTTTCTGGCGGCGGCTGACCGGCAGACGCGGGGGAGGACAGCCGAAAACGACATAAACACGTGTTGATGGACATCTCAACACACTGGGATGAAATACTTTTTACGGGCGTGTTGCGTTGTTGTTCATCCCCCCGAGGCCACGGCCCGCACCCCGCACAGGCAGGTGAAGTCCCCCGAGGTCACGAACCCCATCTCCAGGTCGGCCATCCACGCCGCCGTGAAGGTCCGCAGGTCCGCGCTCCAGGCCCGGCGCACGGCCGGATCGAAGATCGGCGCCGCGCAGTGGGCCACCCCCTGGGGCAGGGGCGCCAGCAGGGTCAAAAGCTCGTCCATGGTCGGCAGCCGCCAGTCCCCGCGCCCGGCGTACCGGGCCTCGGCCAGGGCCCGGATATGGGCCGCCGCGCCCGCGAAGGTCACCGGATACTCCGCACCGCCCTTCTCCCACACCAGACCCGTGGCCGCGTCCAGGACCACGCCCGGCCCGCTGTCCGCAAACCGCCCCGGGGCGTAACACCTGGGCCGCCACAACGCGTCCAGTCCGAAACGCTCCCGGGCGGACTTCAGCGGAATCCTGGCCGGTTCCCGGCGCGGCGGCGGACCCGGCCGCGGCGGACACGCCTCGGAATCCTCCGGGGACGCCTCATCCAGGGCGCACACCCGGCCCAGGCGGGCCTCGAAGGCCTCCCCAAGGGCATCCAGGGCCGCGCGCATCTCCCGGACGCTCTGGAACCGCTCATCGGGACGCCGGTGTACGGCCCGGGCGAAAAAGGCGTCGAACTCCGGCCCCAGGTCGGCGTTGAGGCGGCTGGCAGCGAGGCTCCGCCCCGTATCGTCCACAGGCAAGTGCCCGGTGAGCATGCGGAAAATCGTCACCCCGGCCGCATACGCATCCGAACGGACATCGGCCCGCTCCGGATCCGCCTCCTGCTCCGGCGGACAGTAGTAGGGAGAGCCCACCGCAAGGCCGGCGGGAGCGTCGAAGCGTTCCCCCCGGGCCTTGGACAGCCCGAAATCCGTGATCTTGAGATCGTCCGAGGCGGTCAAAAGCAGGTTGAAGGGTTTTATGTCCCGATGCACCACCCCGGCGAAATGCAGCCGGGAGAGGCCCGACAGAAGCTGGTCCGCCAGACGCAGGGCCCGGCGCACCGGAAGCCGGCGGCAGGGTTCCTCCACCCGGTAGCTCTCGCCGAGAAGCCGCCCCAGGTCGTCGCAGTGATATTCCATGACGAAAAAGGGCCGCCCGTCGTGCTCGCCGAAGTCCCAGACGTCGAGCAGGTTCGGGTGGCTGACCGAACCCAGGATGGCGGCCTCGGCCATGAACCGCTGGCGCAGGCGGTCCTCTCCCCACAACTCCACCAAGATGTCCGCCGGACGCAGGACCTTGACCGCCACCACCCGGCCGGTGACCGGGGCCTGGGCCTTGTAGACCACGCCCATGCCGCCCCGGCCCAGAAGCCCCAGAATGCGATATTTTCCGATATGGCGCATGGGATCCTCACCACAGCCTGTCGGCGTAGCGCCGGGGCAGGCCGCGCTCGATGATCCGGGACGCGGCCCGGGCGATGTCGTAGGGCACGCGGCGCACGGTGACCAGATTTTTTGCCGTGTCGATCAGCACGTACTTGGCCCGGTTGTCGCCGTCGCGGGGCTGGCCCACGCTGCCGCAGCACAGGATGTGGCGGGCGGCCGGGTCCAGAACGTACGGTTCGTCGCCGTAGTCGAAACGGGTCAGCCGGCCGTCGCGAAGCGACGCCCCCTCCAGCACATGGCTGTGGCCCACGAAACAGGCCCGTTCCGGAAAGGTCGCAAAGGCTTGGCGCAGGGCATCGTCGTCCTGGGTGACCAGGTAGGTCAGGGGGTCGTCCGGGGGCATGCCGTGCACGAAGCGCAGGCCGCCAAGAACCAGGCTCGCGGGCAGGCCGGACAGGGAGGCCAGATCGGCCCTGGACAGAAGTTCCCGGGTGCGCGTCAGGGCCTGCCGGCTGTGCACGTGAAAACACGACCTGCGGCAGGCGGCGTCAGTGGCCCCCTTCTCGTGGTTGCCCATGACCGCGCGCATGCCCCGGGCTCGCACCAGGGCCAGCACGGCCCCGGGGTCGCCTCCGTAGCCGATCATGTCCCCCAGGGCCACCACGGTCACGGGCTCCGAAGGCGGCGGCCCGGCGGCCCAGGCGTCCAGGTCGGCCAAAACAGCGGCAAGGGCCTCGGCGTTGGCGTGGATGTCGGCCAAAACCGCGATGACCGGCAGTTCCCGGCCATCCTGTGGCGTGGCGGCGTTCATGGCTGGTGGGGGTAGAGGCCGGGCTGGGACAAAAGGGCATGGGCCGTCCGGGCCAGTTCGGACACCCGGGCGGGCCGCAGTTCCCCGTCCCAGTACAGGTCGAACACATGCGTGTCCCCGGCCAGGGCCAGGAAGCCGGCGAGCATCTCCGGGGTCTCCTCCGGTCGCAACAGGGTCAGGGCCAGGCAGCACAGGCCCCGGGACTCGGGATCGCAGTCCGCAAGACCGGTCACCAGATCGGGCACGGCCGGACGGGCCAGCTCGGGCCGGGCCTGGGCCAGCCTGGCCACGCCCCAAAAGGCCCCCCGGCGCAGGGGGGGATGATCGATGAAGGTGCAGTCCTTCTCAAGCTCGCGGATATACGACAGAAGGATGCGGTGAAACTCCCGGGCCAAACCCTCGTGCCGGGCCAGGATCTCGGCCATGGCCTCGGGCGCGCCCCAGCCGACGGCCCCGGACTCCTCGTTGAGATACCACATGAGCCGGCGCACAAATATCCGGCCATCCTCCAGCCGCGCCTCGGCCATGCGGCACACCGCCCGCCCCAGGGCCGTGACCGCCCGCCAGCGCACAAGCGGCGTCGGAGACAACAGGGCCGAGAGCAGCGGCCCGGTCAGGGCGGCCGGGGGACTGGCGTCCAGGACGGCCAGGGCCTCGTCCGTGGGACCGGGCGCGGCCAGGGCCTTCCGAACCGCCTCTTTCATGTGGCGTTCTCGCGGCATGGACCCTTTCCCCCTCGCGTCCGGGACGGCGCGCCCCGAGCGGCCGTCCGACGGCGCGCCGCCGGGGAAGGCCCCGTCCCGGACACGCGCCAGCGAGACTACGCCCCGAGCTTCTCCGCGAGTTCCCGCACCAGCCCCGGATGCGGGGTGAACCCCGTCTCCACGGCCTTGTCCAGGCACTCCCGGGCCTTGGCGTATTCGCCCCGCTCCATGTGCACCAGGGCCATGTTGTTGTAGGCCGGGCCGAACTTGGGTTCGATCTCCACGGTCTTTTGGCTGTATTCCATGCTCAGGTCCAACTCGCCCTTCATGAAGTAGGCGCTGGCCAGGCTGGACAGGGCCTGGACGAACTTGGGGTCCTGGCGGATGGCCTTGCGTAGCGAGGCGATGGCCTTGTCCGGCTCGCCGCGCTGCAGGTGCACGAAGCCCACGTTGCCCAGGGGCACGGCAAAAAGGGGCCGGATCTTGATGGCCTTCTCGTTGTATTCCAGACAGCCGTCCAGATCGCCCTTGTTCATGGCCAGCCCGCCCAGTTGGACATAGGCCTCGACCAGGGTGGGCGAACATTCCACGGCCCGATGGAACTCGGCCTCGGCCTCGACGAAACGGCCCTTGGCCACGTACGCCGAGCCCAGGTTGTAATGCGTCATGCCGCACTCGGAATTTTCCCGAATCTTTCCCTGCATCTCGACGATGAACTCGTCGGTATTTTTGGCTTGAAACTCCATGGTGGCGTTCGTTCCTGATTTTTAAAGGGTATGATGGATATCGGGTCCCGCCGCACAAGGCATGGTGTGGCCGGGTCCCGCCGCATGCGGCCGATGGTTACGGCTTGGGTCCCAGTTTGCCCTTGACCCCTTCCCGGGCCAAAAGCTCCTGATACCACACGCAAAACTCGTACATCCCACGGTGCCGTTCGGATCCGTTCATGACCCCCAGGCACAACTCGAAGGCCCCTTTGGAATATTCCGTGCTGACCTCCCCTTGCTCGCGGGTCTGCAAAAACTCCCGGATAAGCTGCTGGGTGGTGCGCCGCGTGGGGTCCTTGCGGATGTCGATGGGGTCGTGGGGCTCGGGAAACGGGTCCCAGTTGTCGTAACCGACCTTCTCGATGAATTTCTTGCGCCGGGGCGAAATCTTCTCGTAGATGGCCTTTTTGAGCGCCTCGCGCTCGGCGTCGGTCATCGGCTCCATCTCAGTCCCCCTTGCCGGACGTATCCGGCTTGGCGCGGGAATCGTCGGGACCGCCCAACACCCAGGACGTGGAGCCGCCGCAGGAGGCGCAGGCCGCCGATCCCGGGGCCTCGCCGCAGCTTCCGCAGTCGTTTTCCACCCGGGCAAAGACAGGGGCCGCCGGCGCTTCGTCGACAACGCCCGGCGTTTCGGACGCCGGGTCGTCCTCTCCGGGCACGCCCAGGTATTCCGGGGTGTATTCGGTCAAAAGGGCCATGGACACGGGCACCAGCATGTCCGCCAGAAGCGGATAGCTGGAGCCGATGCCGGCGGCCAGTTCCCCGGATAGGGCAAAGAGCCGGTCCTGAAGCATCTCCACCTTCACGGTGGGATAGGCCCCGCCCGGCACGAACCCGGATTTGCCGCAGGTGTGCGCCTTGCCGCCGATCTCCAGGGGAACGCCGTACAGGCGGCAGGTCACCGGGCGACAGTCGTAGAGCACGCACCGGTCGTCGTCGCCCAAAAGCGGGCAGCGGATGCGCTCCCTGGCCAGGTCGGCCAGGATTTGCTCCGTGGACACGCCCTTTTCCCCGGCTTTGACGGCCTTGCGTTTGAGCTTGTAATGGGCCCGGTCGGCCCGGTCGGCCAGATCGAGGATCTTCTCCCTCTCCGGCCCTTTGGGGAAACGCTCGTTGAAGACGACGTTCAGATACAGGGCCTCGACAAGGCTCACGTCGAACAGGGCGTGGCAGCAGTCGCTGCAGCCCAGGCCGCAGGTCACGGCCTCGGGGCAGGCCGCCTTCACCTTGGCGAACACCGCGTCCACCTCGCCGAGCAGGGCCTGGTATTTCTCGAAATAGGGGGCAAACGTCAGGGGCATGCTCACTCCAGTTGTGTTCCGGCCGGCCTGGCGGCCACGGACGGCAACGGGAGCGTCCGGCGTCCCGGCCGCTCCCGTTGTCCGGTCCACGTCGTTTGGGATGCTACACTTCCTCGACGGTGATGGCGTCCTGGTCGCAGACCTCGACACAGGACTCGCACCCGAGGCATTCCTCCATGTTCACGGGCACGGCCTTGCCCTCGCGAAGCTCATAGACCTCGACCGGGCACACGTCCACACACTCGCCGTCCCCGATGCATTTGTTTACGTCAACGGTGATCCTGTACCCCATGCCGCACCTCCGCTCCTTCCCCTCGCGGCCCTTGCGCCGCGAAGACGCTCTCGAAAGGCCTTCCACCGCAGCCGAGACGCGATTTCGCGCCCATCGAAAACCTTATCCGCACGGTCAAATCCCTGTCAAGGGATGGCGGTTTTTGCCGACCCATCCGCCCGTCGGGGACAACCTTTTCCCCCGGCATAAAGAACCGGCCCTTGGCGTCCGATAAGATGTTCGGAGTAAGGCTCATCAGACAAAAAATCTCACAACGGACACGAAAAGCCATGGGAAAGATCTCGGTCATGCGGCCGCGCTCGGCCGACATCCATCCCGTCCTCATGCTTCTGACCTCACACCGGATGGACTGTTGCGTCCTGTGCCTGCGGTGCCTGGAACGCTTCACCGACCTTGGCCGCTTCAAGCGCATCCACATCCTGGCCAACGCCGTGACCGAGAACCACCGGGCCATCCTCTCCCGGTTCGCGGCCCGCCACGACAACGTCACGGTCCGCGACTGCCTGCCGCGCGGACTGGTCCCGGCCGTCACCACCGCCCAGAACGAGATCCTGGCCGCCCACATCCGCGACGTCATCGTCAAGTTGGACGAGGACGTCTTCGTCACCCCCAACTGGCTGGATCACCTCATCGAGGGCTATCGCCACCACGCCCATCGCGACGACGTGGTCCTGGTCACCCCGCTGGTTCCGGTCAGCCCCGCCGGACGGCATGTCCTGAACCGATTCCTCACCGTGTCCTTTCCCTCCGAACGGCACATGTACGTGGGGCCGCCCGTGGAGGAAAACTGGGTCTACCATCGCTGGATGTGGGAGAAGGTCCTGCGCGAAGGCCTGGCCGAGGCCTGGTTGGCCGAACGACCCGCCCTCTACAGCTACCTGGATTACGTGACCATCAACTGCGTCATCTACGACCGGCGCCTCATCGAACGGGTCCATCCCTTTCCCGTACGCCCCATCCGGGGACTGCCCACCACGGACGAACTGGTCATCAACCGCGCCCTGCTGGACGGAAACCTGCGCGTGGCCGTGCTCGGACGCAGCCTGGCCCACCACTACAGCTTTTCGCCCTGCGAGGAATACCTGCGCGGCCACGTCTCCATGGAGGAGGTCTGGCGCTATTCCGAGAGACTGCGGACCACCCCGGCCGAAACCGCGCCGAGCCCACCCCCGATCCAGCGTCCTGCCCTCAAGGTGCTGACCTCGGGCGGCCTGCACAGGGTGATGCGGGCATAATACGCCGCCACGTCATGGCCCGGCGTTTCTCCCGCCACGGGCCGTCACAGGGTGATGCGCGCGTAATACGCCCGCCCGCCCCGCTCCACCACCAGGATAAGCGAACGGTGCATGCTGTGGCGCATGACCGCCCGGGCCAGGTCGTCCATCCCGTCCACCCGCTGCCCGCCAACGCCCAAAAGCCGGTCGCCGGGCGCAAGCCCGATCTTTCCGGCCGGACTGGCCTGCGGTACCCGGGTCAGGACCAGGCCCTCTTTGCGGCCGTCCTCGCGGGCCGTGATCCCCCACCGCGCGGCCGCAAGCTCAAGCGCCGCCTCCCGGGCAAACGGCGCGGCCCGCACCCCGACGCGACGTTTGCCGCCGTCGTGCAAGACCTCCAGGGAAACCTCCTCGCCGGCCGTGACCGTGCGCAAAAGTCCCTGGAAATGGTCCACGTCCTCAACCGCGGCCCCGGAAACCGACAGCACCACATCCCCAGGCACGATCCCGGCCGCCTGGGCCGGTCCGCCCGGGGCCACCTCGGTGACCAGAAGCCCCTTTTGCTCGTCAAGCCCGAAGTACCTGGCCACCCGCTCGTCCACGCCCTGGCCGAAAAGCCCCAGCCACACGGGCGAGACCTTGCCCGTGTCCATGAGCTCGGCCACCACCCGCCGGGCCTTCTCCACCGGGATGGCGAAGCCGATGCCCTCGGCCCCGGCCCGGATGGCCATGTTGATGCCGATGACCCGGCCCTCGATGTCCACCAGGGGGCCGCCGCTGTTGCCGGGGTTGATGGCCGCGTCGGTCTGGATCAGGTCGGCGTAGGCCGCGCCGTCCTCGGCCCGAAGCGACCGGCCCACGGCCGAGATCACGCCCGTGGTCACGGTGTGGCCATAGCCGTAGGGGTTGCCGATGGCGATGGCCGGTTCCCCGATCAAAAGCCCCCGGGACTCGCCCATGGTCGCCTGGGGAAGGTTCGAGGCCCCGCGAAGCTTCAGCACCGCCACGTCGAAATCGGCGTCCGAGCCCAGAAGTTCGGCCTCAAGGGACCGGCCGTCCTGGAGCACGGCGGTGATGGATTCGGCCCCGGCGATGACGTGGTTGTTGGTCAGGACCAGCCCCTTGGCCCCGTCGATGATCACCCCGGACCCCAGGCTCTGTTCCGTGCGAGGCCGCGCGGGGCCGCCGGGAAACTCGAATCCGGGCCCCAGGAAACGGCGGAAGAATTCGTCCTGCAAAAGCCCGCCGAAGGCATTGTCCCGCCGCGCGACCACCTTGGAGGTGGTGATGCTGACCACGGCCGGGGCCACGGCCCGAACGGCCAGGACAGTCGGGGTCAGGCGGGCCTGGGAAACGTTTTTCCCGGCGGTTTGCGACGGCTGGGCCGAGGCCGCCACGGAACCGGCCAGGCAGCAGCACAGGGTCGTCAGGACGACAAGGATCTTTTTCATGGTCGGGCCATACTCCTAAAATAACGTCCAGTGGACGGGATGTGTTTTCCCCACGGGGCATTCCCCCACGTCCCGGGGACGGACGAAACGCCGGGCCGGGGCGCACGCCACACGCCCGCCCCGGCCCGGGGACGAGAGGCCCGCCCCGGAAAAGAAATCTGGAAAAACCGGCCCGCGGCCGGCTCAGGAGATGGGAATGCGCCGCTTGAGCAGCTCCGGCCGCTTCTTGGGCACGGTGATCTCCAAAATCCCCTCGGCCATCACCGCCGCCACACCTTCCCGGGAAATGCCCTGGGGCAGGGCGAAACGCCTGGCAAAGGGGCCATAGGAGCGTTCCAGCATCTGATACAGGCCGCCCGAGGACTCCCGGACGAAACGGCGCTCGCCGCGAATCCACAGGGACCGGCCGCGAAGCTCCACGGCCACGTCCTCCCGGGCTATTCCCGGCACCTCCACGGTGATGACGAAGGCCTCCGGGGTCTCCACCACGTCGGCGGCCGGCGACCACAGGTAGCCCGGCTCGACGCCGACCCCCTGGCCGGCGGCCCTGGCGGCCCGCCGGGCACGTTCCACGGCCTGGTCCATCTCCACCTTGATGTCTTCGATCCCCATCCAGGGAGTCCAATTGAGCTTGCCCATGTGTTTCGCCACTTTTGCCGGGCGATCCGGGTTTGTGTGCCGCGCGTATTACGCCGGGGCGTCCTTGGCCGACCGTTTCCCGGCCATCCAGGCGTCTCGGGGCACGGCCTCGTCGATGAGCATGATCGGAATGTCCTCGCGCACGGGGTAGACCGCATCGCAGGCCGGACAGGCCAGCCCTTCGACCTCGCCGGGAGCGGCTTCAAGGGCCTCGAGGTCCCCCTTGCACTTGGGACAGGCCAGGATGCGCAACAGTTCAGGGGAAAGCGCCACGCGTCGCTCCTTCGTTCGTTTTTCCCCCTATAGTCATTTCCGGGGCGGGGGACAAGAGAGGGATATATCGGGTTCGCCGCCATCCCCACCTTTCGGCGTCATGTCGACGCTCTCGCCGTAGGCGACGACCCGGTCGCGACCCAGGGCCTTGGCCCGGTACAGGGCATGGTCAGCCTCCCGGCACAGCCGGATCATGTCCAGGCCATCGCCATGGTCCGCCGTCACGCCGATGCTGACAGTGTAGGCAATGGACCCGCCCCCGAAAAGCGCGGGAGAGGCGGCAATCACCGACCGCAGGCGTTCGGCGATCCCTCGGGCCTGCCCCCTGCTCAATCCAGGCAACAGGATCATGAACTCCTCACCACCCACGCGCCCCAAGATGTCACCACCGCGCAGGGCCGTCGCGGCGACCCGGGCGAAATGCCGCAGCACGGCGTCCCCGGCGGCATGGCCATAGTCGTCGTTCACGCGTTTGAAGCGATCCAGATCCACTGCGAAAAAAGCCACCCCCATCCCTTGACGCCTGGCCAGGGCCAGATGCTTATCCGCCAGGGCGTAGAAGGCCCGGCGATTGAAGACCCTCGTCAGATCGTCAATCTCGGCCAGCGACTTGAGCCGCCGCGAGATATCCGCTGCCGTGAGCATGATGTAGGCGATGGTGAAAACGAAAACAAAAATCACGACATCGAAGAAAACCATGACCAGCATGGCCTCGCGGGGTATCTCCACGGACGCGAACCAAGCCCAGGCAAGCCCTGCGGACTTGGCCGCGAAAGACAACCCGTGCAGACCCAGGGCGGCGATGATTACCCAACGCGTCGGACCGGCTCCTGGCGCATTGGCATAGCACAGGATCGAGGCAGCCACCCAGAATGAAACCCCAAGAAAGACGATGATGATACGCGGGTGCATCGCCTCGCGAAAAAACGTGAAAAAGGCGATGCCGCAGGAGGACAGGACCACCACGGTCGCGAATGTGAGCAAGGGGGGCCGGGGCAGGCGAAGATAGGCCCGATGTCCGAGGTAGACAATGTAATACCCGGAGTTCAGCAGCATGTTGGCGACAAGGACCCATTCCACGACCCCGGAAGCGACAATGTACGACAGGAGGGCGAATCCGGCCATGAAAAAGAACTGCGAGACAGCCCAGGCCCCGGTGCCTGACACGTCCTTGTTGAGAATCCGGTTGGCCGAAAGACTGACCAGGGCCAGGAGCTGGAGGGTCGCACAGACACAGGCAAGCGTTCCAGGATCGAGCATGGGTTTTGGGCGGCCCGGCGAGCGGTGATGTGGTGGCTGTCGGACACCCCCGGAGACGGCCTCCGGCTAGCCCGGCCACGCGTGACCATCCTGCTTTCCAAGCCTCTCCCGTCTACCCCAGAATCCTGCGGAACGCAACGAAGCCGCCCGAAAACGAATGCCCCGCCTCCCGGCGTTTTCCGTCAGCCATGCCCCGCTTCACAAACACCCGCCGACCGGCTAGCATATAAAAATGCCCGGCATCGACCTGCACACCCACTCCACGGCCTCGGACGGCACCCTCTCCCCCCGCGAACTGGTGCGTCTGGCCGCTGCGTCCGGACTGTCCGCCGTGGCCATCACCGACCACGACACCGTGGACGGCCTGCCCGGGGCCATGGCCGCCGGGCGGGAATTCGGGATCACGGTCGTCGGCGGCGTGGAGCTTTCCGTCTTCGACGGCCGGCGCGCCCTGCACCTGCTGGGGCTTTTTCTGCCCGAGCGCCCCGGGGATCTCGGCCACGTCCTGGCCGACCTGCGGGAAAAACGCCACGACAGAAACCGGCTCATCCTGGAGAAACTTACGTCCATGGGCATCGCCCTGGACTACGACGAGGTCCTGGCCCTGGCCGGCGGCGCCGTGGGACGACCCCACATCGCCGCCGCGCTCATGAAAAAAGGCGTCGTGACCAGCTTCAAGGAGGCCTTCTCCCGCCTCCTCGGCCCGAACGGCCAAGCCTACGTCCCCAAAAAAAAGATGTCCCTCGAAAGGGCCGTGTCCCTGCTTCTGGCCGAAGGGGCCACACCGGCCATCGCCCACCCCTTCCTCCTGCGCCAAAACGGCCGCGCCCTGGAACGCCTCATGGCCGAATACAAGGACAAGGGCGTGGACGCCATCGAGGCCCTCTACAGCGAACACAGCGACGGTCAGACCCGGGAATACCTGGCCCTGGCCGCCAAACTGGACCTCGGCGTCACCGGCGGCTCGGATTTCCACGGCGCGGCCAAGCCCGAAATCCGCCTCGGCGTGGGCAAGGGAGGCCTTGTGGTGCCCGACTCGGTGCTTGCGGCCCTTTTGGCCCGGCGCAAGACCAGGAGGGAAACCTTTTGAAAAAGGTTTCCCCCCTGGACCCCCTTTCGAAAACTTCGTCGCGCTTCGCGTCCGACGCCCCGGGGCGTGTTGTGGGCGGGGATGCTTTAGGCTAATGTCAGGGTGTCATTCCATCCCCTTTCCGGAAACGGCAACATCGGAGTCCGCATGTTCGACGCCTCCGCTCCCCTGGTCTGGTTCCTGATCGGCGTCGGGTTTCTGCTCGCCGAGCTTGCGCTGCCGGGGCTGATCCTTCTTTTTTTCTGCTTCGGCTGCTGGATCGCGGCCATCTTGCTGCTCATGGTCGATATGGCCGTGGAG
Proteins encoded:
- a CDS encoding protein kinase domain-containing protein — translated: MRHIGKYRILGLLGRGGMGVVYKAQAPVTGRVVAVKVLRPADILVELWGEDRLRQRFMAEAAILGSVSHPNLLDVWDFGEHDGRPFFVMEYHCDDLGRLLGESYRVEEPCRRLPVRRALRLADQLLSGLSRLHFAGVVHRDIKPFNLLLTASDDLKITDFGLSKARGERFDAPAGLAVGSPYYCPPEQEADPERADVRSDAYAAGVTIFRMLTGHLPVDDTGRSLAASRLNADLGPEFDAFFARAVHRRPDERFQSVREMRAALDALGEAFEARLGRVCALDEASPEDSEACPPRPGPPPRREPARIPLKSARERFGLDALWRPRCYAPGRFADSGPGVVLDAATGLVWEKGGAEYPVTFAGAAAHIRALAEARYAGRGDWRLPTMDELLTLLAPLPQGVAHCAAPIFDPAVRRAWSADLRTFTAAWMADLEMGFVTSGDFTCLCGVRAVASGG
- a CDS encoding metallophosphoesterase family protein — encoded protein: MNAATPQDGRELPVIAVLADIHANAEALAAVLADLDAWAAGPPPSEPVTVVALGDMIGYGGDPGAVLALVRARGMRAVMGNHEKGATDAACRRSCFHVHSRQALTRTRELLSRADLASLSGLPASLVLGGLRFVHGMPPDDPLTYLVTQDDDALRQAFATFPERACFVGHSHVLEGASLRDGRLTRFDYGDEPYVLDPAARHILCCGSVGQPRDGDNRAKYVLIDTAKNLVTVRRVPYDIARAASRIIERGLPRRYADRLW
- a CDS encoding DVU0298 family protein, producing the protein MPRERHMKEAVRKALAAPGPTDEALAVLDASPPAALTGPLLSALLSPTPLVRWRAVTALGRAVCRMAEARLEDGRIFVRRLMWYLNEESGAVGWGAPEAMAEILARHEGLAREFHRILLSYIRELEKDCTFIDHPPLRRGAFWGVARLAQARPELARPAVPDLVTGLADCDPESRGLCCLALTLLRPEETPEMLAGFLALAGDTHVFDLYWDGELRPARVSELARTAHALLSQPGLYPHQP
- a CDS encoding tetratricopeptide repeat protein, translated to MEFQAKNTDEFIVEMQGKIRENSECGMTHYNLGSAYVAKGRFVEAEAEFHRAVECSPTLVEAYVQLGGLAMNKGDLDGCLEYNEKAIKIRPLFAVPLGNVGFVHLQRGEPDKAIASLRKAIRQDPKFVQALSSLASAYFMKGELDLSMEYSQKTVEIEPKFGPAYNNMALVHMERGEYAKARECLDKAVETGFTPHPGLVRELAEKLGA
- a CDS encoding YkgJ family cysteine cluster protein, giving the protein MPLTFAPYFEKYQALLGEVDAVFAKVKAACPEAVTCGLGCSDCCHALFDVSLVEALYLNVVFNERFPKGPEREKILDLADRADRAHYKLKRKAVKAGEKGVSTEQILADLARERIRCPLLGDDDRCVLYDCRPVTCRLYGVPLEIGGKAHTCGKSGFVPGGAYPTVKVEMLQDRLFALSGELAAGIGSSYPLLADMLVPVSMALLTEYTPEYLGVPGEDDPASETPGVVDEAPAAPVFARVENDCGSCGEAPGSAACASCGGSTSWVLGGPDDSRAKPDTSGKGD
- a CDS encoding ferredoxin; translation: MGYRITVDVNKCIGDGECVDVCPVEVYELREGKAVPVNMEECLGCESCVEVCDQDAITVEEV
- a CDS encoding glycosyltransferase family 2 protein; the protein is MGKISVMRPRSADIHPVLMLLTSHRMDCCVLCLRCLERFTDLGRFKRIHILANAVTENHRAILSRFAARHDNVTVRDCLPRGLVPAVTTAQNEILAAHIRDVIVKLDEDVFVTPNWLDHLIEGYRHHAHRDDVVLVTPLVPVSPAGRHVLNRFLTVSFPSERHMYVGPPVEENWVYHRWMWEKVLREGLAEAWLAERPALYSYLDYVTINCVIYDRRLIERVHPFPVRPIRGLPTTDELVINRALLDGNLRVAVLGRSLAHHYSFSPCEEYLRGHVSMEEVWRYSERLRTTPAETAPSPPPIQRPALKVLTSGGLHRVMRA
- a CDS encoding trypsin-like peptidase domain-containing protein, producing MKKILVVLTTLCCCLAGSVAASAQPSQTAGKNVSQARLTPTVLAVRAVAPAVVSITTSKVVARRDNAFGGLLQDEFFRRFLGPGFEFPGGPARPRTEQSLGSGVIIDGAKGLVLTNNHVIAGAESITAVLQDGRSLEAELLGSDADFDVAVLKLRGASNLPQATMGESRGLLIGEPAIAIGNPYGYGHTVTTGVISAVGRSLRAEDGAAYADLIQTDAAINPGNSGGPLVDIEGRVIGINMAIRAGAEGIGFAIPVEKARRVVAELMDTGKVSPVWLGLFGQGVDERVARYFGLDEQKGLLVTEVAPGGPAQAAGIVPGDVVLSVSGAAVEDVDHFQGLLRTVTAGEEVSLEVLHDGGKRRVGVRAAPFAREAALELAAARWGITAREDGRKEGLVLTRVPQASPAGKIGLAPGDRLLGVGGQRVDGMDDLARAVMRHSMHRSLILVVERGGRAYYARITL
- a CDS encoding Hsp20/alpha crystallin family protein, with translation MGKLNWTPWMGIEDIKVEMDQAVERARRAARAAGQGVGVEPGYLWSPAADVVETPEAFVITVEVPGIAREDVAVELRGRSLWIRGERRFVRESSGGLYQMLERSYGPFARRFALPQGISREGVAAVMAEGILEITVPKKRPELLKRRIPIS
- a CDS encoding Trm112 family protein, whose product is MALSPELLRILACPKCKGDLEALEAAPGEVEGLACPACDAVYPVREDIPIMLIDEAVPRDAWMAGKRSAKDAPA
- a CDS encoding GGDEF domain-containing protein, whose protein sequence is MLDPGTLACVCATLQLLALVSLSANRILNKDVSGTGAWAVSQFFFMAGFALLSYIVASGVVEWVLVANMLLNSGYYIVYLGHRAYLRLPRPPLLTFATVVVLSSCGIAFFTFFREAMHPRIIIVFLGVSFWVAASILCYANAPGAGPTRWVIIAALGLHGLSFAAKSAGLAWAWFASVEIPREAMLVMVFFDVVIFVFVFTIAYIMLTAADISRRLKSLAEIDDLTRVFNRRAFYALADKHLALARRQGMGVAFFAVDLDRFKRVNDDYGHAAGDAVLRHFARVAATALRGGDILGRVGGEEFMILLPGLSRGQARGIAERLRSVIAASPALFGGGSIAYTVSIGVTADHGDGLDMIRLCREADHALYRAKALGRDRVVAYGESVDMTPKGGDGGEPDISLSCPPPRK
- a CDS encoding PHP domain-containing protein, with the protein product MPGIDLHTHSTASDGTLSPRELVRLAAASGLSAVAITDHDTVDGLPGAMAAGREFGITVVGGVELSVFDGRRALHLLGLFLPERPGDLGHVLADLREKRHDRNRLILEKLTSMGIALDYDEVLALAGGAVGRPHIAAALMKKGVVTSFKEAFSRLLGPNGQAYVPKKKMSLERAVSLLLAEGATPAIAHPFLLRQNGRALERLMAEYKDKGVDAIEALYSEHSDGQTREYLALAAKLDLGVTGGSDFHGAAKPEIRLGVGKGGLVVPDSVLAALLARRKTRRETF